A single genomic interval of Psychroserpens sp. NJDZ02 harbors:
- the rpoB gene encoding DNA-directed RNA polymerase subunit beta, with the protein MLVTQAERLNFSSIVNRTEYPDFMDIQIKSFQDFFQLETKSEERGDEGLYNTFMENFPITDTRNQFVLEFLDYFIDPPRYAIDECIERGLTYSVPLKARLKLYCTDPEHEDFETIVQDVYLGTIPYMTPSGTFCINGAERVVVSQLHRSPGVFFGQSFHANGTKLYSARVIPFKGSWIEFATDINQVMYAYIDRKKKLPVTTLFRAIGFERDKDILEIFDLAEEVKVSKSGLKKVIGRKLAARVLNTWHEDFVDEDTGEVVSIERNEIVLDRDTELDKDNIEEILDIDVKTILLHKESAQQGDYAIIHNTLQKDPTNSEKEAVEHIYRQLRNAEPPDEETARGIIDKLFFSDQRYSLGEVGRYRMNKKLQLDIGMDKQVLTKEDIITIIKYLIELINSKAEIDDIDHLSNRRVRTVGEQLSSQFGVGLARMARTIRERMNVRDNEVFTPIDLINAKTLSSVINSFFGTNQLSQFMDQTNPLAEITHKRRLSALGPGGLSRERAGFEVRDVHYTHYGRLCPIETPEGPNIGLISSLSVYAKVNSMGFIETPYRKVTDGVVDIKSEPIYLSAEEEEDKLIAQATVKVDENGKILHDKVIARMEGDFPVMDPKDIHYTDVAPNQISSISASLIPFLEHDDANRALMGSNMMRQAVPLLRPQAPIVGTGLERQVASDSRVLINAEGEGVVQYVDANEIVIKYERSEDDAKVSFESDVKSYALVKFRKTNQGTSINLTPIVKKGDKVSKGQVLSEGYATQKGELALGRNMKVAFMPWKGYNFEDAIVISEKVVREDIFTSIHIDEYSLDVRDTKLGNEELTNDIPNVSEEATKDLDENGMIRIGAEVKPGDILIGKITPKGESDPTPEEKLLRAIFGDKAGDVKDASLKASPSLHGVVINKKLFSRAVKDKRKRAQDKEDINKLENLYYTKFDDLQAVLVEKLFTIVNGKTSQGIFNDLGEEVLPKGKKFTLKMLNAVDDYTHLTGGTWTTDDHTNKLVADLIHNYKIKENDLQGSLRREKFTISVGDELPAGIIKLAKVYIAKKRKLKVGDKMAGRHGNKGIVARIVRQEDMPFLEDGTPVDIVLNPLGVPSRMNIGQIYETVLGWAGQDLGRTYATPIFDGATIDQINALTDEAGIPRYGHTYLYDGGTGDRFDQPATVGVIYMLKLGHMVDDKMHARSIGPYSLITQQPLGGKAQFGGQRFGEMEVWALEAYGASATLREILTVKSDDVVGRAKTYEAIVKGEPMPEPGLPESFNVLMHELKGLGLDIRLEE; encoded by the coding sequence ATGTTAGTAACACAAGCTGAAAGATTAAATTTCTCGTCTATTGTAAATAGAACAGAATACCCAGATTTCATGGATATTCAGATTAAATCCTTCCAGGATTTTTTCCAGTTAGAAACAAAATCTGAAGAAAGAGGTGATGAAGGTCTTTATAACACCTTCATGGAAAACTTTCCAATTACAGACACACGTAATCAATTCGTTTTAGAATTTTTAGATTACTTTATTGATCCGCCAAGATATGCTATTGATGAGTGTATTGAAAGAGGACTAACCTATAGCGTTCCGCTTAAAGCAAGGTTAAAGTTATATTGTACAGACCCTGAACATGAGGATTTCGAGACCATTGTCCAGGATGTGTATTTAGGAACTATACCTTACATGACTCCATCTGGTACTTTTTGTATCAATGGTGCAGAACGTGTGGTAGTCTCTCAATTGCATAGATCACCAGGTGTCTTTTTTGGGCAATCTTTCCATGCAAATGGGACCAAATTATATTCAGCTAGAGTTATTCCTTTTAAAGGATCATGGATAGAGTTCGCTACAGATATTAACCAAGTAATGTATGCGTACATTGATAGAAAAAAGAAGTTACCTGTAACCACTTTATTTAGAGCTATTGGTTTTGAGCGTGATAAAGATATTTTAGAGATTTTTGACTTAGCCGAAGAGGTTAAAGTATCAAAGTCTGGACTAAAAAAGGTAATTGGTCGTAAACTTGCTGCACGTGTATTAAACACTTGGCATGAAGATTTCGTAGATGAAGATACTGGTGAAGTAGTGTCTATTGAACGTAACGAAATTGTATTAGACCGTGATACAGAATTAGACAAAGATAATATTGAGGAAATCCTTGACATTGATGTGAAAACTATTCTTTTACACAAAGAAAGTGCACAACAAGGAGATTACGCAATTATACATAATACACTTCAAAAGGATCCAACAAACTCTGAAAAAGAAGCTGTAGAACATATTTACCGTCAACTACGTAATGCTGAGCCGCCAGATGAGGAGACAGCACGTGGTATTATTGACAAATTATTCTTTAGTGATCAACGTTACTCTCTTGGAGAAGTCGGTCGTTATAGAATGAACAAAAAACTACAATTAGATATCGGAATGGATAAGCAAGTGCTTACCAAAGAAGATATCATTACTATAATCAAGTATTTAATTGAGCTTATTAACTCTAAAGCTGAGATTGATGATATTGATCACTTATCTAACCGTCGTGTACGTACAGTTGGTGAGCAATTATCTTCTCAATTTGGTGTTGGTTTAGCGCGTATGGCACGTACTATTCGTGAACGTATGAACGTTCGTGATAATGAAGTGTTTACTCCAATTGATTTAATTAATGCTAAGACGTTATCGTCTGTTATTAATTCTTTCTTTGGTACAAACCAGTTATCTCAATTCATGGATCAAACCAATCCACTTGCAGAAATTACGCACAAGCGTCGTTTATCAGCATTAGGACCAGGTGGTTTATCTAGAGAAAGAGCAGGTTTTGAGGTACGTGATGTTCACTATACGCACTACGGAAGATTATGTCCAATTGAAACTCCTGAGGGACCAAACATTGGATTAATTTCATCTTTATCTGTTTACGCGAAAGTAAACTCAATGGGATTCATTGAAACGCCATATAGAAAAGTTACAGATGGTGTTGTAGATATTAAAAGTGAACCTATCTACTTAAGTGCAGAAGAGGAAGAAGATAAATTAATTGCTCAAGCAACGGTTAAAGTTGATGAGAATGGTAAGATTTTACATGATAAGGTAATTGCACGTATGGAAGGTGACTTCCCAGTAATGGATCCAAAAGATATTCATTATACTGATGTTGCACCAAATCAAATTTCGTCTATATCAGCGTCTTTAATTCCTTTCTTAGAACATGATGATGCCAACCGTGCATTGATGGGATCTAACATGATGCGTCAGGCCGTACCATTATTACGTCCGCAAGCACCAATTGTTGGTACAGGATTAGAAAGACAAGTAGCATCGGATTCTCGTGTTTTAATTAATGCAGAAGGAGAAGGTGTTGTACAATATGTTGATGCTAATGAGATTGTAATTAAGTATGAAAGATCAGAAGACGATGCTAAAGTTAGCTTTGAAAGTGATGTTAAATCTTATGCATTAGTAAAGTTTAGAAAAACTAACCAAGGGACTTCGATTAACTTAACACCAATTGTTAAGAAAGGTGATAAAGTAAGCAAAGGACAAGTGTTATCTGAAGGTTATGCAACTCAGAAGGGTGAATTAGCTTTAGGTAGAAACATGAAAGTAGCCTTTATGCCTTGGAAAGGGTATAACTTTGAGGATGCAATTGTAATCTCTGAGAAAGTTGTTCGTGAGGATATCTTTACTTCTATTCATATTGACGAATATTCTCTTGATGTAAGAGATACTAAACTAGGTAACGAAGAACTAACAAATGATATTCCTAATGTTTCTGAAGAGGCTACAAAAGACCTTGATGAAAACGGAATGATTCGTATTGGTGCTGAAGTTAAACCTGGTGATATATTAATTGGTAAGATTACGCCTAAAGGGGAATCTGATCCAACTCCAGAAGAAAAATTATTACGTGCTATCTTTGGGGACAAAGCAGGAGACGTAAAAGATGCTTCATTAAAAGCATCACCATCATTACATGGAGTTGTAATTAATAAAAAATTATTTTCTAGAGCTGTTAAGGATAAACGTAAAAGAGCTCAAGATAAAGAAGATATTAATAAATTAGAAAATCTTTATTATACTAAGTTTGATGATTTACAAGCGGTTTTAGTTGAAAAACTATTCACTATTGTAAATGGTAAAACATCTCAAGGTATATTTAATGATTTAGGAGAGGAAGTTTTACCTAAAGGTAAAAAATTCACTTTAAAAATGTTAAACGCTGTTGACGATTATACACACTTAACAGGAGGTACTTGGACAACAGATGATCATACTAACAAGTTAGTTGCTGATTTAATTCATAATTACAAGATTAAAGAAAACGACTTACAAGGGTCTTTAAGACGTGAGAAGTTTACAATCTCTGTAGGGGATGAATTACCAGCAGGTATCATTAAGTTGGCTAAAGTTTATATCGCTAAAAAACGTAAGTTAAAAGTTGGTGATAAAATGGCAGGACGACATGGTAACAAAGGTATTGTTGCACGTATCGTACGTCAAGAGGATATGCCATTCTTAGAAGATGGAACTCCGGTTGATATCGTATTGAATCCATTAGGTGTACCATCGCGTATGAACATTGGACAGATATATGAAACTGTTTTAGGATGGGCTGGTCAAGATTTAGGTCGTACGTATGCAACACCAATTTTTGACGGTGCTACAATTGATCAAATTAATGCATTAACAGACGAAGCTGGTATCCCTAGATATGGACATACTTATCTTTATGATGGTGGAACAGGAGATCGTTTTGATCAACCTGCAACTGTTGGAGTTATCTACATGCTTAAATTAGGGCATATGGTTGACGATAAGATGCACGCACGTTCTATTGGACCGTACTCATTAATTACGCAACAACCTTTAGGAGGTAAAGCGCAGTTTGGAGGGCAACGTTTTGGAGAGATGGAAGTTTGGGCACTTGAGGCTTACGGAGCATCTGCAACGTTAAGAGAAATCTTAACTGTAAAATCTGATGACGTGGTTGGTAGAGCTAAAACTTACGAAGCTATCGTTAAAGGAGAACCAATGCCAGAACCTGGATTACCAGAATCTTTCAACGTATTAATGCACGAATTGAAAGGGTTAGGATTAGACATTAGATTAGAAGAATAA
- the rplL gene encoding 50S ribosomal protein L7/L12: MADLKDFAEQLVNLTVKEVNELATILKDEYGIEPAAAAVAVAAGPAGGGEAEEAQTEFDVILKAAGGAKLAVVKLVKELTGLGLKEAKGLVDDAPSAIKEGVTKDEAEALKTQLEEAGAEVELK; the protein is encoded by the coding sequence ATGGCAGATTTAAAAGATTTCGCAGAACAATTAGTTAACCTTACTGTTAAAGAAGTAAATGAGTTAGCTACTATTTTAAAAGATGAATATGGTATCGAGCCTGCTGCTGCTGCAGTAGCTGTTGCAGCTGGTCCAGCTGGAGGAGGTGAAGCTGAAGAAGCTCAAACTGAATTTGATGTTATTTTAAAAGCTGCTGGTGGTGCTAAATTGGCAGTAGTAAAATTAGTTAAGGAATTAACTGGTTTAGGTTTAAAAGAAGCTAAAGGTTTAGTTGATGATGCACCAAGTGCAATCAAAGAAGGAGTTACTAAAGATGAAGCAGAAGCTCTTAAGACTCAGTTAGAAGAGGCAGGAGCAGAGGTAGAGCTTAAGTAA
- a CDS encoding DUF3467 domain-containing protein produces the protein MTDNNDKKPKQGQVNIELDEKIAEGIYSNLAIINHSVSEFVVDFVSIMPGTPKSKVKSRIILTPQHAKRLLKALSENVQRFEKAHGEIKDYEQAPIPLNFGPTGQA, from the coding sequence ATGACAGATAATAACGATAAGAAACCAAAGCAGGGACAAGTAAATATTGAGTTAGACGAGAAAATCGCAGAAGGGATTTACTCTAACTTAGCAATAATTAATCACTCAGTTTCAGAGTTTGTTGTGGATTTTGTAAGTATTATGCCAGGAACTCCTAAAAGTAAAGTTAAATCTAGAATAATATTAACGCCGCAACATGCCAAAAGATTATTAAAGGCATTGTCCGAAAATGTTCAAAGATTTGAAAAAGCACACGGAGAAATTAAAGATTATGAACAAGCTCCAATTCCATTAAATTTTGGGCCTACAGGTCAAGCATAA
- a CDS encoding peptide chain release factor 3 → MKFLDEIKRRRTFGIISHPDAGKTTLTEKLLLFGGAINEAGAVKSNKIKKGATSDFMEIERQRGISVATSVLAFEYDGIKINILDTPGHKDFAEDTFRTLTAVDSVIVVIDVAKGVEEQTEKLVEVCRMRNIPMIVFINKMDREGKDAFELLDEIEQKLKLKVTPLSFPIGMGYDFKGIYNIWEKNINLFSGDSRKNIEDTIEINDLNSDELTTLIGEKAADTLREEIELVEGIYPKFSNEAYLKGELQPVFFGSALNSFGVRELLDCFVEIAPKPRPKQSEERLVRPEEDKFSGFVFKIHANMDPNHRNRLAFVKIVSGEFKRNTQYLHVRHNKKVKFSSPNAFFAEKKEIVDISYPGDIVGLQDTGTFKIGDTLTEGEILNYKGVPSFSPEHFRYINNADPLKSKQLNKGIDQLMDEGVAQLFTLELNGRKIIGTVGALQYEVIQYRLEHEYGAKCTYENLNVYKACWVDPTDKKNNEYKEFIRVKQRYLAKDKRGQLVFLADSPFSLQMTQQKYPSIKFHYVSEFE, encoded by the coding sequence ATGAAATTCTTAGACGAGATTAAAAGAAGAAGAACCTTTGGGATTATATCGCATCCAGATGCTGGTAAAACGACACTTACAGAAAAACTATTACTTTTTGGTGGTGCTATTAACGAAGCTGGAGCTGTAAAAAGCAATAAAATAAAAAAAGGGGCTACCAGTGACTTTATGGAAATAGAACGTCAGCGTGGTATATCCGTTGCAACTTCTGTCCTTGCTTTTGAATATGATGGCATTAAAATAAACATTCTGGATACCCCTGGTCACAAAGATTTTGCTGAAGATACGTTTAGAACACTAACCGCTGTTGATAGTGTCATTGTTGTTATTGACGTAGCAAAAGGTGTTGAGGAACAAACTGAAAAATTAGTAGAAGTTTGTCGCATGCGTAACATACCTATGATTGTCTTTATTAACAAAATGGACAGAGAAGGTAAAGATGCTTTTGAGTTATTAGATGAAATAGAACAAAAATTAAAGTTAAAAGTGACCCCTTTAAGCTTCCCTATAGGTATGGGGTATGACTTTAAAGGAATATATAATATTTGGGAAAAAAACATAAATTTATTTAGTGGTGATAGTAGAAAAAATATTGAAGATACTATCGAAATTAACGACTTAAATTCTGATGAATTAACGACATTAATTGGAGAAAAAGCAGCAGATACATTACGTGAAGAAATAGAATTAGTCGAAGGTATTTACCCAAAATTCAGCAATGAAGCCTACCTTAAAGGTGAGTTACAACCCGTCTTTTTTGGTTCTGCCTTAAATAGTTTTGGAGTTAGAGAACTATTAGATTGTTTTGTTGAAATAGCCCCAAAACCTAGACCTAAACAAAGTGAAGAGCGTCTTGTTAGACCTGAAGAGGATAAATTTTCTGGTTTTGTTTTTAAGATTCACGCCAATATGGACCCAAATCACAGAAATAGACTGGCTTTTGTAAAAATTGTGTCTGGAGAATTTAAAAGAAACACACAATATTTGCACGTAAGACATAATAAAAAGGTTAAATTTTCTAGTCCAAATGCCTTTTTCGCAGAGAAAAAAGAAATTGTAGACATCTCCTATCCTGGTGATATCGTTGGACTACAAGATACTGGTACTTTTAAAATTGGAGATACATTGACCGAAGGTGAAATCCTTAATTATAAAGGTGTTCCTAGCTTTTCTCCAGAGCATTTTAGGTACATTAATAATGCAGATCCTTTAAAATCTAAACAATTAAATAAAGGAATAGACCAACTAATGGATGAAGGTGTTGCCCAGTTATTTACTTTAGAATTAAACGGAAGAAAAATAATTGGTACAGTTGGAGCACTACAATACGAAGTTATTCAGTACAGATTAGAGCATGAATATGGGGCAAAATGTACTTATGAAAACTTAAATGTTTACAAAGCCTGTTGGGTAGATCCTACAGATAAGAAAAATAATGAATACAAAGAGTTTATAAGAGTCAAACAACGTTATTTAGCAAAAGACAAGAGAGGTCAATTAGTCTTTTTAGCAGATTCTCCGTTTTCGTTACAAATGACACAACAAAAATATCCGAGTATCAAATTTCACTACGTTTCAGAGTTTGAGTAA
- the rplJ gene encoding 50S ribosomal protein L10, with translation MTREEKSQVIKDLTVQLAENSNIYVADISGLNAGATSDLRRACFKANIKLAVVKNTLLEKAMEASDREFGDLPSILKGNTSVMYSETGNAPAKLIKAFRKKSEKPLLKGAFIEEAVYLGDDQLDMLVDIKSREELIGDIVGLLQSPAKNVISALKSSGGTLSGILKTLSQKEG, from the coding sequence ATGACAAGAGAAGAAAAATCACAAGTAATTAAAGACTTAACTGTACAATTAGCTGAAAATTCAAATATCTACGTAGCAGATATTTCAGGTTTAAACGCAGGAGCTACTTCAGACTTACGTCGTGCTTGTTTTAAAGCAAACATTAAGTTAGCTGTAGTAAAAAATACATTACTTGAGAAAGCAATGGAAGCTTCGGATAGAGAATTCGGAGACTTACCATCGATATTAAAAGGAAATACATCTGTGATGTATTCTGAAACTGGAAACGCTCCAGCTAAGTTAATCAAAGCCTTCAGAAAAAAATCTGAAAAGCCTTTATTAAAAGGTGCTTTTATTGAAGAAGCTGTTTATTTAGGAGATGATCAGTTAGATATGTTAGTAGACATCAAGTCTAGAGAAGAGTTAATTGGTGATATCGTAGGATTATTGCAATCGCCAGCTAAAAACGTTATATCGGCTCTTAAATCTAGCGGTGGAACACTTTCAGGTATCTTAAAGACATTATCTCAGAAAGAGGGATAA
- the rpoC gene encoding DNA-directed RNA polymerase subunit beta' — translation MAKKQDKNTVQRFNKISIGLASPESILAESRGEVLKPETINYRTHKPERDGLFCERIFGPVKDYECACGKYKRIRYKGIVCDRCGVEVTEKKVRRDRVGHINLVVPVAHIWYFRSLPNKIGYILGLPSKKLDMIIYYERYVVIQAGNAKNEEGEPLKKLDFLTEEEYLNILETLPQDNQYLDDTDPSKFIAKMGAECLIDLLSRIDLDTLSYELRHKANTETSKQRKTEALKRLQVVEALRESNEHRENRPEWMIMKVVPIIPPELRPLVPLDGGRFATSDLNDLYRRVIIRNNRLKRLVEIKAPEVILRNEKRMLQESVDSLFDNTRKSSAVKTDSNRPLKSLSDSLKGKQGRFRQNLLGKRVDYSARSVIVVGPELRLFECGLPKNMAAELYKPFVIRKLIERGIVKTVKSAKKIIDKREPVVWDILENVLKGHPVLLNRAPTLHRLGIQAFQPKLIEGKAIQLHPLACAAFNADFDGDQMAVHLPLGPEAILECQLLMLASHNILNPANGAPVTVPSQDMVLGLYYMTKHRLSTPEVKVRGEGLTFYSAEEVNIAYNEKRVELNAGIKVRAMDFNEAGELVPQIIETTVGRVLFNENVPAAAGYINEVLTKKSLRDIIGNILKVTSVPETADFLDAIKTLGYYFAFKGGLSFSLGDIIIPPEKQSMIDAANEKVDGVTGNYNMGLITNNERYNQVIDIWTSTNAELTELSMKRIREDQQGFNSVYMMLDSGARGSKEQIRQLTGMRGLMAKPKKSTAGGGSIIENPILSNFKEGLSILEYFISTHGARKGLADTALKTADAGYLTRRLVDVSQDVIVNSEDCGTLRGVEVSALKKNDEVVEKLEARIVGRISLNDVYDPLSEEILAEAGQLIDEEVAARIEKSPIDSVEVRSPLSCEAKKGICAQCYGRNLATNKMVQRGEAVGVVAAQSIGEPGTQLTLRTFHVGGIAGNISEENKLAVKFDGIAEIEDLKTVKGTNKEGEEEDIVISRTSELKLIDKKTGITLSTNNIPYGSTILVKNGDKLKSGDVVCQWDPYNGVIISEFAGKVRYENIEQGITYQVEIDEQTGFQEKVISESRNKKLIPTLIVEDGKGEAIRSYNLPVGAHIMIDDGEKVKVGKILVKIPRKSSKAGDITGGLPRVTELFEARNPSNPAVVSAIDGVVSFGKIKRGNREIIVESKLGEIKKYLVKLSSQILVQENDFIKAGMPLSDGSVTPNDILNIKGPSAVQQYLVNEVQEVYRLQGVKINDKHFEVVVRQMMRKVRIIDSGDTIFLEDQLAHKSDFIEENDNIFGMKVVESAGDSSTLKEGQIISAFQLRDENSILRREDKQLVVGRDAQPATATPILQGITRASLQTKSFISAASFQETTKVLNEAAVAGKIDNLEGLKENVIVGHRIPAGTGMRTYENIIVGSKEEFDQMMKAKQEVNYN, via the coding sequence ATGGCAAAAAAACAAGATAAGAATACAGTACAGAGGTTTAACAAAATCTCTATTGGTTTAGCATCACCAGAATCTATTTTAGCAGAATCTAGAGGTGAAGTTTTAAAACCAGAAACTATCAATTATCGTACACATAAACCTGAACGTGATGGTTTATTCTGTGAGCGTATTTTTGGTCCTGTAAAGGATTACGAATGTGCTTGTGGTAAGTATAAGCGTATTAGATATAAGGGTATTGTTTGCGACCGTTGTGGAGTTGAAGTTACTGAAAAGAAAGTACGTCGTGATAGAGTAGGACACATTAATTTAGTGGTTCCTGTGGCTCATATCTGGTACTTCCGTTCTTTACCAAACAAAATTGGATACATTTTAGGGTTACCATCTAAGAAATTAGATATGATCATTTACTACGAACGTTATGTAGTAATCCAAGCAGGTAATGCTAAAAATGAAGAAGGAGAGCCTTTAAAAAAATTAGACTTTTTAACTGAAGAAGAGTATCTAAATATATTAGAAACACTTCCTCAAGATAATCAATATTTAGATGACACGGACCCAAGCAAGTTTATTGCTAAAATGGGTGCTGAGTGTTTAATCGATCTATTATCTCGCATTGATTTAGATACGTTATCATACGAGTTACGTCATAAAGCAAATACAGAAACGTCTAAACAACGTAAAACTGAGGCTTTAAAACGTTTACAAGTTGTTGAAGCATTACGTGAATCTAATGAGCATAGAGAGAATCGTCCAGAATGGATGATCATGAAAGTTGTGCCAATTATACCACCAGAATTAAGACCTTTAGTGCCTTTAGATGGTGGACGTTTTGCAACTTCAGATTTAAATGACCTGTATCGTCGTGTAATTATCCGTAACAACCGTCTTAAAAGATTAGTTGAGATAAAAGCACCAGAGGTGATTTTACGTAATGAAAAACGTATGTTACAAGAGTCAGTAGATTCTTTATTTGATAACACACGTAAATCATCTGCAGTAAAAACAGATTCTAATAGACCATTAAAATCATTATCAGATTCACTTAAAGGTAAGCAAGGACGTTTCCGTCAAAACTTACTTGGTAAGCGTGTTGATTATTCTGCGCGTTCTGTAATTGTAGTTGGACCAGAACTTAGATTATTTGAGTGTGGTTTACCTAAAAATATGGCGGCAGAGCTTTACAAACCTTTCGTAATTAGAAAACTGATTGAAAGAGGTATTGTAAAAACAGTTAAGTCTGCAAAGAAAATTATAGATAAAAGAGAACCAGTAGTTTGGGATATTTTAGAGAATGTTTTAAAAGGACATCCAGTACTTTTAAATCGTGCTCCTACATTACACAGACTAGGTATACAAGCATTTCAGCCTAAATTAATTGAAGGTAAAGCTATCCAATTACACCCATTAGCATGTGCGGCATTTAATGCCGATTTTGATGGGGATCAAATGGCGGTTCACTTACCATTAGGACCGGAAGCTATTTTAGAGTGCCAACTGTTAATGTTAGCCTCTCATAATATCTTAAATCCAGCAAACGGAGCTCCGGTTACTGTACCTTCTCAGGATATGGTACTTGGTCTATATTATATGACTAAGCACAGATTGTCTACACCAGAGGTAAAAGTAAGAGGTGAAGGTTTAACATTCTATTCTGCAGAAGAAGTAAATATTGCTTATAACGAGAAGAGAGTTGAATTAAATGCAGGGATTAAGGTTCGTGCAATGGACTTTAATGAGGCTGGAGAATTAGTGCCTCAGATTATTGAAACTACCGTTGGTCGTGTTTTATTTAACGAGAATGTGCCAGCAGCCGCAGGTTACATTAACGAAGTATTAACTAAGAAATCTTTAAGAGATATTATTGGTAATATTTTAAAGGTAACTAGTGTACCTGAAACTGCAGATTTCTTGGATGCAATTAAGACTTTAGGGTATTACTTCGCATTTAAAGGAGGATTATCTTTCAGTTTAGGAGATATTATTATCCCACCAGAAAAACAATCTATGATTGACGCTGCCAACGAAAAAGTTGATGGTGTGACTGGTAACTATAACATGGGATTAATTACAAATAACGAACGTTATAACCAAGTTATTGATATTTGGACGTCTACCAATGCAGAATTGACTGAATTGTCAATGAAACGTATTAGAGAAGACCAACAAGGATTTAACTCGGTATATATGATGCTTGATTCTGGAGCCCGTGGATCTAAAGAACAGATTCGTCAGCTTACAGGTATGCGTGGATTAATGGCTAAGCCTAAAAAATCTACTGCAGGAGGAGGATCAATTATTGAAAATCCAATTTTATCTAACTTTAAGGAAGGACTTTCAATTTTAGAATACTTCATATCAACTCACGGTGCGCGTAAAGGACTTGCCGATACAGCACTTAAAACAGCCGATGCAGGTTACTTAACACGTCGTTTAGTAGATGTATCTCAAGACGTTATTGTAAATAGCGAAGATTGTGGTACGTTAAGAGGAGTAGAAGTATCTGCACTTAAGAAAAATGATGAAGTTGTTGAGAAATTAGAAGCACGTATTGTTGGTCGTATTTCATTAAATGATGTTTATGATCCTTTAAGTGAAGAAATTTTAGCTGAAGCTGGTCAATTAATTGATGAAGAGGTAGCAGCAAGAATTGAAAAATCACCAATTGATTCTGTTGAAGTACGTTCACCATTATCTTGTGAAGCTAAAAAAGGAATCTGTGCACAATGTTACGGTCGTAACTTAGCTACCAATAAAATGGTACAACGTGGTGAAGCAGTTGGTGTTGTAGCAGCGCAATCTATTGGAGAGCCAGGGACACAGTTAACACTTCGTACGTTCCACGTTGGAGGTATTGCAGGTAACATTTCTGAAGAAAATAAATTAGCGGTTAAGTTTGATGGTATTGCTGAAATCGAAGATTTAAAAACAGTTAAAGGAACAAATAAGGAAGGTGAAGAGGAAGATATTGTAATCTCTCGTACGTCGGAACTTAAATTAATTGATAAGAAAACAGGTATTACTTTAAGTACAAATAATATCCCTTATGGTTCTACCATTTTAGTTAAAAATGGAGATAAACTTAAGTCTGGAGATGTTGTTTGTCAGTGGGATCCATATAACGGTGTAATTATTTCTGAGTTTGCAGGTAAAGTGAGATATGAAAATATTGAGCAAGGTATTACTTACCAAGTAGAAATTGATGAGCAAACAGGTTTCCAAGAAAAAGTAATTTCTGAATCTAGAAACAAAAAATTAATACCAACACTTATTGTTGAAGATGGTAAAGGTGAAGCAATTCGTTCTTACAACTTACCAGTAGGTGCGCACATTATGATTGATGATGGAGAGAAAGTTAAGGTTGGAAAAATCTTAGTTAAAATCCCTCGTAAATCTTCTAAGGCAGGTGATATTACAGGAGGTTTACCACGTGTAACAGAATTGTTTGAAGCGCGTAATCCTTCTAATCCAGCAGTTGTTAGTGCAATTGATGGTGTCGTATCTTTTGGTAAAATAAAAAGAGGTAATCGTGAGATTATTGTAGAATCTAAATTAGGTGAAATCAAGAAGTATTTAGTAAAGTTATCTAGCCAGATTTTGGTTCAGGAAAATGACTTTATTAAAGCGGGAATGCCTTTATCCGATGGTTCTGTAACACCAAACGATATCCTTAATATTAAAGGACCATCTGCAGTACAACAATACTTAGTAAACGAAGTACAGGAAGTATATCGTCTACAAGGTGTGAAGATTAATGATAAGCATTTTGAAGTTGTTGTAAGACAGATGATGCGTAAAGTAAGAATTATTGATTCTGGAGATACAATCTTCTTAGAAGATCAATTAGCTCACAAATCTGATTTTATTGAAGAAAATGATAACATTTTTGGAATGAAAGTAGTGGAGAGTGCTGGAGATTCTTCTACTTTAAAAGAAGGACAGATTATATCTGCTTTCCAATTAAGAGATGAAAATTCAATTTTACGTCGTGAAGATAAGCAACTTGTAGTAGGAAGAGACGCGCAGCCAGCAACAGCAACGCCAATCTTACAAGGTATTACAAGAGCATCTTTACAAACTAAATCGTTTATATCTGCCGCTTCTTTCCAAGAAACGACTAAGGTATTAAATGAAGCAGCAGTAGCTGGTAAGATAGATAATCTTGAAGGTCTTAAAGAAAATGTAATTGTAGGACATCGTATACCAGCAGGTACAGGTATGAGAACTTACGAGAATATTATAGTAGGATCTAAAGAAGAATTTGATCAAATGATGAAAGCAAAGCAAGAAGTTAATTATAACTAA